The genomic window CAGCACGATCCGGTCGGCCGAGGCGAGATGTTCCGGGCGCGCATCATCCGGCGCGGTTGCATCGACCACCGCCACCGCCGCATCGAGACGCACCAGCGCGCGCAGCGCATGATCGGCGCCGATGCGGGCGATCACGGCGGACAGATCGGCGACGCCGGAGGTCTCGACCAGAATTCGCCGCAGCGGCGCATCTGCCGCAGCGATCATCTTGCGAACCGCCTCCGACAGATCGTTTCCCGGACGGCAGCAGACGCAGCCGTTTTGCAGCAACGCCACGCTTGTCTTCGGCGCTGCGGCGGAGATCAGCAGATCGTCGACGCCGAAGGCGCCGAACTCGTTCACCACCACGCCGGTTTGCGCGATGTCGGGCCGCGAAAGCAGGCCGGCGATCAGCGTCGTCTTGCCGGCGCCAAGCCCGCCGCCGATCACGGAAAGCGCGGGACGGTCACGCGCCATCGCCTAGAACTCGCTGTCGGCGGCGGCCTCGAACGGGCGCGGCAGCCAGGAGCCGTCGGCGGGAACGCCGGCGCGTTCGAACAGCCCATCGCGGGCCGCTTCCACGCGGGTCTTGAAGCCAGCATGGTCGAAATCGACCAGCCTGAAATCGCGCTTGCGCACCGTGCCGCCGACAATCACGGTTTCGACATTGCCGGCATGGGCGGCCTCGACCACGATGCCATAGGCGTTGTTCATCGGCATGGTGTTGAGCGACATGCAGTTGACCAGCACGATATCGGCTTCCTTGCCGACGGTCAGCGAGCCGGTCCTGTCGCCAAGCCCGCAGGCGATCGCGCCCTGAAGGGTTGCGAATTCAAGCACGTCGGTCGCCATCAGCGGCAGCGGGTCGACGATCACCTTGTCGATCAGCGCCTGATTGTTGACCACCGCCCGCGTGCTGGAAAGCAGCGCCCGCATTGCCGAGAACATGTCGTCGGGCACGGTGGTCACCACGTCGATCGAGATCGACGGGCGCACGCCGACGCCGAGCAGGGAAAGGGTCGCCGGAAAACCGTGGCCCATGTGAAGTTCGAGCTCGGGCGAGATCGAGGCGGTGCCGCCGGTATCGCCGATGACCCGGAAATCCTCGTCATGCAGCGCGTTGCAGTGCACATAGGTGATATCGGGTCCGGCAAGGCCCTCGCCATGGAGCTCGACCACCGGCTTGTTCATGCCCCAGAGCCCGTCGCCCATATGGACGCTGATCCTGAGGCCGAGCTCGCGCGCCTTGATGAAATCCTCGCGGGTCACGCGCATGGTGGCGAACTGGTTGCCCCGGGCGGCAAAGCCCATGGTGACGAGCTGGTCGTCGGAGGCGAAATATTCGCGCCTGACGCGGGCGACGTCGGCAAAGTCGGTCGGCTTGTCGCTGACCGGCACCCATTCGGCGTTTGAATTGCCGTAGCCGAACACCGCGCGCATGCCGGCGGCTTTCAGACCCTCGACCGCGGCGGAGGCATGATCCGGCGTGTTGTTGTTGTGCGACCAGTCGTAAAGCGTGGTGATGCCGGCATCGAGTGCGGCGATCGCGCCGAGATGATTGCCGATCTTCATATCGTCGGGCGTGTAGAGATCGCCCATCACGCCGCGCACGCCGGCGAAATACTGCGCCAGCGTCCAGTCGGCGCCGGTCGCGCGCAAAAGCGCCTGCCAGGTGTGGCGGTGGGTATCGACGAAGCCCGGAATGGCGATCCGGCCCTCGCCGTCGATCACCTCGGCGTCGCCGGCGTCGAGATCGGAGCCGATTGCGGCGATCTTCGAACCTTCGATCAGAATATCGCCGCGCGGCACCACGCCGATTTCGGGATCGATCGAGATGATGTGCGCGTTCCTGATGACCTTGCGTGACATGCGGGCCTCCTCCATAGCCGAATTGTTCTTCATGGCCGGCAGCGTGACGGTCCTCCCCGCCAACGCCAGCCTTGCTCACCCCATCAATGGCCGGTCCGGACGCGATACTGCCCGAAAAAATTACCGAAATGAAAATAAGCGGCCGGTATGGCCTGCCCGAAAACGCAAAAGCCGCCGGGATGGCGGCTCAGGCTGTTGAATGGGCATGTCGGAAAACCGGAAGGCTTACTCCGCCGCGCGGGCCCGGATGGCGAAGATGTCGAGCGGCGTTCCGGAACCGTTCAGGTCGCTCTGTATCATCAGCCGGCTCGGCAGCACGCCCTGGCTCGGATCGAGCCGGATGACCATGCTGTCGCGATGGGTTGTGGCGGTGAAGCGGTGGCGCTGACAGCCCTCGATCGTGCCGTCGGCGCAATAGATCCCGACCGGCTGGCCGCCGCCATCGGGCGCAACCGCGCTGATCTCGATCAGCACCGGGCCGTTCTCCAGCATGCCGCGCACGGAGACGGGCAGCGCGATCGTCACGGCGCCGGCATCGCCGGTGGCATTGGAGGCAATCTCGACGACAGGCGTGTTGTCGAAGGTGGCGTTCCCAAGACTTGCCTGCGGGCCGGGCGTCAGCACATTCGCCGTCCCCGGCTGGAAGATCGTGGTCCACCCGGACGCCCCTTCGAAATCCTCGGCCTCGATGCGCGGGGCGGGATTGGGAACGGACGTGTCAAGGTTTTCGGGATTGAACGCGAAATTGGAATCGACCATCCACCAGCCGCCGAGCAGCAGGAAGGCGATGACGATCACGCCGATCATCATCGCGGTCAGGGTCCGCCGCCGCCGCACCGGCTTCCGGGTTCTTGCGGCCTTCGCCGCCGCCTTGCGCTGTTTCCTGGACATCCGGCGCGGACGGGAATCATCGGCCTTTACCCCGCCGGCAAGCGGCATGCGATCTTCGTCCGAGACGGCGATATCGTCCATCGGCGAAAGCGCCTCGCGGTCGAGATGACCGCTTTCGACCTGGGGCGCCATGGTAAAGCCGGCTTCGGTAAAATCGACATTGTCGGCATCTTCGGAAGCGATCACCGGGCTTTCGGGGTAGGCGAAGCGGGCGTCCGGCTCGACCTCGAAGGCCGGTTCGTCCGCCATGCTTTCGCCGGGCGTGATCGCGCCGATCTCGTCTTCGAGCGAAGGCGCCGGCCTTTCCGGCGCGCGGCCGACGGCGAAGGGGTCGTCGAAGACGGGCCGGCCGGTTACGGTGTCGCGCGCCTTGCGGGCGGCGGCCGCCTCTTCCTGTTCGATCGCGGTGATGATGTCGTCGAGCCTGCGGCGCTGGCGCGCAACGGCGCCGGGTTCGGTTATGTTCTGGTTGGCAAGGCCCTTTTCGAGCGCCTGGCGTGCGGATTGATAGACCCTGGCGCGCTGATTGGCGTCCCGCCGGTCCGTGTTTTCCAGCGCTGTCCGGATGGCTGTTTCAAGTCCGCTCACTGTATCTTCCCGTCCGTTAAGGTGGCATTATCGCTTTTGACAGTGTTTCAGCCGCCCGATCAAGGCAAAATACCGTCAGACCCTCCGTTCAACGCATAACCGGTTCAAACCGTTGCAAATCGCGGCGAAAAATGCCTCTTTTGCGGGGAACAGTGAACGCGCCGTGGAGGTCACGGCCAAACCGGGGAAGGCCGTGTCGCAAACGTTCCGCCTTGATGACCTGATGCAGATGGCCCGTGAAGAGGGCCGGATTGTGGCCGAAGACGCCGCCAGACGTCTCGGCGTCACCGTCCAGACCATCCGCCGCGACCTCCTGACGCTCGCCGAAAGGGGCAAGCTCACCCGCGTTCATGGCGGCGCCGTGCTGCCATCTGGAACCGCCAATATCGGCTATGACGACCGGCGGGCGCTGAATGCTGCGGAAAAGGCGGCGATCGCCGAGGCCTGCGCCGCCGCAGTCCCGGAAAACGCGGCGATCTTCATGAATATCGGCACGACGATGGAAGCGGTGGCGCAAAGGCTGCTTGGCCACAAGAACCTCGTCGTCGTCACCAACAACATCAATGTCGCCAATATCCTGGTCGCCAATCCGGGTTGCGAGATCGTGGTGGCCGGGGGGCAGTTGCGCCGCGCCGATGGCGGGCTGGTGGGGCCGCTCGCCAACCGCATCGTCGAGCAGTTCAAGTTCGATCTCGCGGTGATCGGCTGCTCGGCGATCGACGGCGACGGCGACCTGCTGGATTTCGACATGATGGAGGTCGGCGTCAGCCAGGCGGCGATCCGGCGGGCCAGGAAAACGGTGCTGGTCGCCGATCATTCCAAATTCGCCCGCACCGCGCCGGCGCGCATCGCCGGCCTTGGCGATATCGCCGCGTTCTTCACCGACCAGCCGCTCGCCGCTCCCCTTGCCGAGCGCTGCCGGGAATGGGGGACGGAGGTGGTGGTGTCGGGCAGGCGTTAAACCGGCGCTGGGCTGGAGGTCTGCGAAGGCGCCGCGCAGCCTATAATACCGGCGCTTTGGAACATTCCGCTCCCGATCGGCTTTCTTCTGCAGCGAACGACATTTCTGAAACCGTTATTTTTTGCAGGATCGCGCTTGCCGGTGCGGCGCTGGTTTGGAGTTTGACTGTATGACGACCTTGAAGGGCATGACCTGGACCCATCCGCGCGGTTTCGAACCTCTGGCGGCCAGCGCCGGAAAATGGCAGGAGAAAACCGGCATCGAGGTCAAATGGGAAAAGCCCGGCCTGGAGGACCTTGAAAACCTCACGCCGGCCGATATTGCCCGCGAATACGACCTGATCGTCATCGATCATCCGCATCTCGGCCAGATCACCGCCGAAAATTGCCTTGTCCCGCTCGATATCGAGGGGCGGGAGGACGAGCGCGAGAAGCTGGAAAAGGGATCGATCGGCGGCGCCTTCGAGGCGTTCCGCTACAAGGGGCATCAATGGGCATTTCCGATCGATGTCGACGCGCAGGTCATGGCCTATCGCCCGGACCGCGCACCCGGCCTGCCGGGCAACTGGGACGAACTTGTCGCGCTTGCCGAGGACGGCCACGTCATGCTGCCGCTCAGGCCTCCGCACAACCTGCTGACATTCTTCACGCTCGCCGCCAATGCCGGCACGCCCTGCCGCAATGACGCACCCGGAAAGCTGATTGCCGAAGATGATGGTATCGCTGCCTATGAACGGCTGGCGGAGCTTGCGCGTCTGGTTCCCGAGGACAATCAGGCAATGGACCCCGTGGCGGTTCTCGAGGCGCTTGCCGCTCCCGATACCAGGGCCAGCATCTCGCCCTATGTGGCCGGTTACGCGCACTATGCGCGGGATGGATTTCGCCATCATCGGCTCGGCTTTGCCGATATTCCAGGGCTTAGCGAGCGCGGCCCTGCGGGCTCGGTGCTCGGCGGCACGGGGATTGCCGTCTCGGCCTTCAGCGAAAACACCGGGGCTGCGATCGACTATGCCTACTGGATCGCCAGCGGCCCGGTGCAGGCGACGCTTTACGCAGAGGCCGGCGGCCAGCCCGGCCACGCCGATGGCTGGAACAGCGCCGAGGTCAACAGCGCGGTCAACGGGTTCTATCGAAACACCGCCGATACCGTTGCCCACGCCTATAGGCGTCCGCGTCACAACGGCTATATCCGCTTCCAGCAGCAGGCCTCCGACGTGCTGAACGAGGCGCTGCGCACCGATGCGCCCGCCATCGCCGTTATCGGCCGGCTCAACAAGCTGTTCGAGGACAGTTTCTGACCCGGTTTGTGAGCCAAGC from Martelella sp. NC20 includes these protein-coding regions:
- a CDS encoding DeoR/GlpR family DNA-binding transcription regulator; amino-acid sequence: MSQTFRLDDLMQMAREEGRIVAEDAARRLGVTVQTIRRDLLTLAERGKLTRVHGGAVLPSGTANIGYDDRRALNAAEKAAIAEACAAAVPENAAIFMNIGTTMEAVAQRLLGHKNLVVVTNNINVANILVANPGCEIVVAGGQLRRADGGLVGPLANRIVEQFKFDLAVIGCSAIDGDGDLLDFDMMEVGVSQAAIRRARKTVLVADHSKFARTAPARIAGLGDIAAFFTDQPLAAPLAERCREWGTEVVVSGRR
- a CDS encoding ABC transporter substrate-binding protein, with protein sequence MTTLKGMTWTHPRGFEPLAASAGKWQEKTGIEVKWEKPGLEDLENLTPADIAREYDLIVIDHPHLGQITAENCLVPLDIEGREDEREKLEKGSIGGAFEAFRYKGHQWAFPIDVDAQVMAYRPDRAPGLPGNWDELVALAEDGHVMLPLRPPHNLLTFFTLAANAGTPCRNDAPGKLIAEDDGIAAYERLAELARLVPEDNQAMDPVAVLEALAAPDTRASISPYVAGYAHYARDGFRHHRLGFADIPGLSERGPAGSVLGGTGIAVSAFSENTGAAIDYAYWIASGPVQATLYAEAGGQPGHADGWNSAEVNSAVNGFYRNTADTVAHAYRRPRHNGYIRFQQQASDVLNEALRTDAPAIAVIGRLNKLFEDSF
- a CDS encoding amidohydrolase family protein, whose amino-acid sequence is MSRKVIRNAHIISIDPEIGVVPRGDILIEGSKIAAIGSDLDAGDAEVIDGEGRIAIPGFVDTHRHTWQALLRATGADWTLAQYFAGVRGVMGDLYTPDDMKIGNHLGAIAALDAGITTLYDWSHNNNTPDHASAAVEGLKAAGMRAVFGYGNSNAEWVPVSDKPTDFADVARVRREYFASDDQLVTMGFAARGNQFATMRVTREDFIKARELGLRISVHMGDGLWGMNKPVVELHGEGLAGPDITYVHCNALHDEDFRVIGDTGGTASISPELELHMGHGFPATLSLLGVGVRPSISIDVVTTVPDDMFSAMRALLSSTRAVVNNQALIDKVIVDPLPLMATDVLEFATLQGAIACGLGDRTGSLTVGKEADIVLVNCMSLNTMPMNNAYGIVVEAAHAGNVETVIVGGTVRKRDFRLVDFDHAGFKTRVEAARDGLFERAGVPADGSWLPRPFEAAADSEF